The DNA segment AAAATAAATCTGGATCAAGTTTTTCCACTTGTGCGTACACCGTAGCTTACTAAACAGAGAGTTGGGGTGAGGTTTTATCAGCCTGTCTCAAAAAGTCAGATATTTCCATACTCCATCACTAATTAATCACTAATCCCTTTGAGGCTAGCCATTCTTGGTTGAAGATGCGTGACTGATACCGGGAACCGCTATCACATAAAATGGTCGCAATAGTATGTCCTGGCCCCATCTGCTTCGCTAGAGCCACAGCAGCCCCAACATTAATACCTGTAGACCCGCCCATTAATAGCCCATCCTGGCGCAAAAGTTGATAAACGACCCGCAAAGCTTCGGTGTCATCTATCTGAATAGCATCGTCAATTGGTGCGCCTTCCATATTAGCGGTGATGCGGCTATTACCGATGCCTTCAGTGATAGAGTTCCCCTCAATCTTCACTTCACCAGTTTTGATATAGCTATACAGTCCACTACCCATAGGGTCGGCAACCACGCATTTAACATCAGACTTCTGTGATTTTAAATATAAAGAAACCCCAGCAAAAGTACCACCAGTACCAGTTGCAGCTGTCCAGCCATCGATTTTACCATTTGTCTGCGTCCAAATTTCTGGGCCTGTAGTTTCGTAGTGGGCGAGGCGGTTAGCTAAATTATCAAACTGATTTGCCCAAATAGCATTATCTAACTCAGCGGCTATTCTGCCAGATAGCTTGACATAGTTATTAGGGTCTTTGTAGGGGACAGCCGGAACAGGACGCACTTCTGCCCCCAGAGTTGTTAGGGCATCTATTTTTTCTTGGGATTGGGTATTGGGAATAATAATCAGGCATTTATAGCCTTTGGCATTGCAAATATGTGCTAAACCAATGCCCGTATTCCCAGCAGTTCCTTCAACGACAGTACCACCGGGTTTGAGTAGACCCTTTTTTTCTGCGTCTTCAATAATGTAAAGTGCGGCGCGGTCTTTGACGGAACCCCCAGGATTAAGAAATTCTGCTTTACCAAGGATTTCGCAACCTGTTTGTTCACTAAAGCTGTTTAAGCGAATCAGTGGTGTGTTACCAACAGTGCCGACAAATCCATTTTTGATATCCATTTTGACTTTCCTGAGTTCTGGTCTATAAAAATTTTGGCGTATTGCGGTGGTAATATTGACAGATTTTGCAACCAAAATACTAATACACCATATACATTCTCATATATTAAAACTCCGATCACCTCACCCGGATTTCTCTGCGCCTAACGCACTTCGTGCTGCGCTGATGCGACTCTGCGTGAGGCTCCTCCAAAATTCATCTAAATTCAAAAAAAGTTGCACTGTAATTAATTCAATTAGTTGTAAAATAAAATACAAGAATCTTCCTTGATAAATGCTGTTATCATTTCATTGTTTTAGATGGAGTTGAGACTGATGACATCTCAAGATGATCGCCATAAGGAACTAGAGCAACGAGAACGCAAATTGCGGGAACGAGAAGTTGAGTTACGACTGCGGGAAATAGAAAGCGACATTAATGCCCCTATTCATAAAACAATCAAGCATCAGCCGGATAAGCCCCAACAATCGTGGATGAAAAAAATCGTTATCGCTGGGAAATTATTTCTTCTCGGTGTTGCAGCATTCGTCGCTGTGCAAATAGCTTCAGCAGTTGCAAGGGTATTGATTGTCTGTGCATTAGTGTGGATAACTTACAAACTATTTGCTGATTCTAAAAACAATCGTAGTTAATTACGGGGTAATTGTGATGAGCCAACAACTTGATACTGATACATTTATCAACGATTTAGAACGGGTTGCTCAAGTGCGTTCAGAAATTGCTGAATGTCTGAGCAGAATTGCTGACACTATCAAAAAAGCTGAATTAGCAGGGGAATCTTCTTCAGGTAAACTCAGTTTAGAACGAGACATTGAAGATATTACGGTAGCTAGTAAAAACCTGAAAGAAGGTGTGTTTCGTCTATTAGTTTTAGGCGATATGAAGCGCGGTAAAAGTACATTTCTTAATGCTTTGATAGGGGAAAATTTACTGCCAAGTGATGTTAATCCCTGTACTGCGGTGTTAACAGTTTTACGTTATGGTGCTGAGAAAAAAGTCACTATTCATTTTAATGATGGCAAAGATTCTCAGACCTTGGATTTTCAAAATTTTAAATATAAATATACTATTGACCCCGCAGAAGCTAAAAAACTAGAACAAGAGAAAAAACCAGCTTTTCCTGATGTTGATTATGCAGTTGTTGAGTATCCTTTAGCATTGCTAGAAAAAGGAATTGAAATTGTTGATAGTCCAGGATTAAATGATACAGAAGCCCGCAATGAATTATCTTTAGGTTATGTAAATAATTGTCATGCAATTCTGTTTGTCATGCGAGCTTCTCAACCTTGTACTTTGGGTGAGCGGAGGTATCTGGAAAATTATATTAAAGGTCGTGGATTAACGGTTTTCTTTTTAATCAACGCTTGGGATCAGGTGCGAGAATCTTTAATTGATCCTGACGATACAGAAGAGTTACAAGCTTCGGAAAACAGATTACGGCAAGTATTCAAGGCAAATTTAGCTGAATATTGTAGTGTAGATGGTCAGGATATTTACGAAGAACGTGTATTTGAAGTTTCATCAATTCAAGCACTAAGGCGACGACTGAAGAATCCCCAAGGGAATTTGGCAGAAACTGGCTTTCTAGAGTTTATGGGGTCACTGAATACTTTTCTTACCAGAGAACGAGCGATCGCTGAACTCCGCCAAGTCAGAACATTAGGTAGACAAACGTGTAAGAATACCCAAGAAGCAATTGCCCGACGTTTACCATTACTTGATCAAGATGTCAATGAATTAAAAAAACGCCTGGATTCTGTAGAACCTGAGTTTAATAAACTCACTGGTATTCGAGATCAATTTCAGAAAGAAATCATCAATAAAAGAGATACCCAAGCGCGAAAAATTTCGGAATCTTTCCGTGGCTATGTTTTAAATTTAGGCAATACTTTTGAAACGGATTTTTTACGCTATCAACCGGAATTAAATGTTTTAGATTTCCTGAGTAGTGGTAAACGGGATGCATTTAATGAAGCACTGCAAAAAGCCTTTGAACAATATATTGCCGATAAAGCTGCGGCCTGGACTTTAACTGCGGAAAAAGACATCAATGGTGCTTTTCAAGAACTTTCTCGCAGTGCTGCACAGTATGGCGCAACTTACAGTCAAGTTACAGACAAAATTACCGAAAAACTCACGGGACAGCCAGTGAAAGTAAATACTCATTCCACTCCAGAAGAGGATAAATCCCCTGGATGGGCAAAATGGGCAATGGGATTATTATCTTTATCTAAGGGAAACTTCGCTGGTGTCGCTTTAGCTGGGGCTGGATTTGATTGGAAAAATATTTTGTTAAACTACTTTACTGTAATTGGTGTTGGGGGCATAATGACGGCGGTGACAGGGATTTTGCTTGGACCAATTGGATTTGCTCTCTTAGGTTTGGGAGTAGGAATTTTACAAACAAATCAAGCACGTAAAGAGTTAGTGAAAACTGCTAAAACTGAGTTAGTTAAATACTTACCACAAATAGCGCATGAACAATCTCAAACTGTATACGATGCAGTGAAAGAGTGTTTTGATTCCTATGAAAGAGAGGTGAGTTTGCGAATTAATGATGATATTGTCTCTCGCAAGTCTGAGTTAGATAATTTAATCCAGCAAAAAGAAACACGCGAAATAAATCGAGAGAGTGAGTTACAACGGTTAAAAAAAATAGAAGAAGATGTGATCGTTGAAATTCAAACAATTGAAGTAATATATAGTGATTTATTAGCTTACTATAGTTGATAAATATTATTGCTTTAAGAGCTTGTTTGAAAAGTCTAATTTATGACTAGCCCCGGCGACTATAAGTTATCGGGATGCATTGCGTCTTTTAATACAGCACTTTTCGGTATTATGAGGTACAAAAACCCCACCCCCAACCCCCTCCCATATCAAAGGTTTATCCTTTTCTTCCCCCCGTTGCGGGGGGATTGAGGGGGGTGCGATGAGGGGGCTAAGATGTACCTTATATAATTGGAAACCGCTGTATAAATTGTACTTTACTAGACCGGGATACACTAGAGAAATTTAGTATAGTCAGGAAAATATGCAACAACAGTCTGAAGGTTACAGGAATTTAGCAGATTGTCTTAAATCTGCATCTGCATTACTGAATTTAGAATTGCATTCAGCATTACAACAAGATATTCTTGCTGTCTGCAATCATCTGGCTAATCCCTGTTTTCGCATTGCAGTTTTTGGTCCTTTTAATCATGGTAAGTCTACTTTATTAAATGCCATTTTGGGAAATCGCACGTTACCAATTGATTTGATTCCTACTACAGGTGCAATGATTACTGTGAAGTATGGTTCTGATGTGCGGACTCGCATCATGTTGGTAGATGGGACAGAAGTTAATCGCAGTGGGACAGAAATTTTACAGCATTTTGCTATTCTTGATGGTGATAGACAGATGCGGAAAGATGTCGCCTCTGTAGAAGTTTTTTATCCCCATCCACTTTTGAAAAGTGGTGTAGAATTTATCGATTTACCGGGAACAAATGATCGGGAAGCCCAAGATGATTTAGTTAAAGAAAAACTTTTAAGTGTAGATTTAGTAATTCAGTTACTAGATGCACGTAAGTTAATGACTTTAGGTGAACGGGAAAATTTGCGTGATTGGTTATCTGACCGGGAAATTAAAACAGTTATTTTTGTAGCTAATTTTTTGAATTTACTAGCACCTGAAGAACAAAAACAAGTACAAAATCGCTTGCTGTTTGTAGCAGAAAGTTTTCGTGCAGATTTACCTCCAGGTTTTAGTAATTTATATCGGGTTGATGCTTTACCTGCTTTACGCGCTAGATTAAAGGGTGATATGGCTGCTGCTAGTAGTAGCGGTTTAGTCGCTTTTGAAACAGCTTTGCAGAATCTTGTTGGTATTTTACAACAAAATCGGGGGGATGTGCGGTTGCCGAGGGTACAAGCGATCGCTTCCCAAATTCAACTATTATTAAAGGCTAAAATAGACCCTTTAATTGATGAAATCAAAGCCTTTGACGAGCAAGAAAATACTAAAATTGCTATTAAAAAAAAGGCGGCTCACTTAATCAGTCAAGGCTTTACTAAAAGTAGCAAAGATTTATGTGATTGGCTAAAATTAACTAATTTACTGGCAAAATATCAAGCCGATGGTGCGGTTGCATTAGCAGAAAATAAATTTAAATCTTGGCAAACTGATAAGTTGAAAAAAGACTTGACAAAGTTACAGTTAGCTGTAGTTAAATGGCTGTATGATGCTTATGATTTTTTTAAAGAAGAACGACCAGAAAATTTATTAATTCGCTTACCGAGTGAACCACAAATCACTTTACCCCCAAAACCAGGTAATACTGACCAGTTAAGTGAACCAGGTTCAATTGCAGTTGGTGGTGGTATTGGTTGGTTATTAGGTGGTCCCGTGGGTGCTGCTGTGGTTGGAAGTATTTCTTATTTAATCAATAAAAATATTCAAAAAGAAGATGATCAAATAGCTAATGAATCATATCATCAGCAGGTGGCTAGAGTTTGTATTACAGTTATTGAAGAGTATTTATCTGATTTGAGTAGTCAAGGTTTATCAATTTT comes from the Nodularia sp. NIES-3585 genome and includes:
- a CDS encoding cysteine synthase A, whose protein sequence is MDIKNGFVGTVGNTPLIRLNSFSEQTGCEILGKAEFLNPGGSVKDRAALYIIEDAEKKGLLKPGGTVVEGTAGNTGIGLAHICNAKGYKCLIIIPNTQSQEKIDALTTLGAEVRPVPAVPYKDPNNYVKLSGRIAAELDNAIWANQFDNLANRLAHYETTGPEIWTQTNGKIDGWTAATGTGGTFAGVSLYLKSQKSDVKCVVADPMGSGLYSYIKTGEVKIEGNSITEGIGNSRITANMEGAPIDDAIQIDDTEALRVVYQLLRQDGLLMGGSTGINVGAAVALAKQMGPGHTIATILCDSGSRYQSRIFNQEWLASKGLVIN
- a CDS encoding dynamin family protein; translation: MQQQSEGYRNLADCLKSASALLNLELHSALQQDILAVCNHLANPCFRIAVFGPFNHGKSTLLNAILGNRTLPIDLIPTTGAMITVKYGSDVRTRIMLVDGTEVNRSGTEILQHFAILDGDRQMRKDVASVEVFYPHPLLKSGVEFIDLPGTNDREAQDDLVKEKLLSVDLVIQLLDARKLMTLGERENLRDWLSDREIKTVIFVANFLNLLAPEEQKQVQNRLLFVAESFRADLPPGFSNLYRVDALPALRARLKGDMAAASSSGLVAFETALQNLVGILQQNRGDVRLPRVQAIASQIQLLLKAKIDPLIDEIKAFDEQENTKIAIKKKAAHLISQGFTKSSKDLCDWLKLTNLLAKYQADGAVALAENKFKSWQTDKLKKDLTKLQLAVVKWLYDAYDFFKEERPENLLIRLPSEPQITLPPKPGNTDQLSEPGSIAVGGGIGWLLGGPVGAAVVGSISYLINKNIQKEDDQIANESYHQQVARVCITVIEEYLSDLSSQGLSILAEYEQKAEKVIRFTLGQETPEVSQKRADLQQLQNAFNQLLRELEKSKIPLNYQLYPEISKNQNTNRVYIPKRERVQTSSAQNTQRRVESPKQQVPPPPKVSPRPQEVDTKFRNWEIDEEMERMKAEMRSPGSQNSQQQQTQNKQASNPPKTQAEKDKIARAYRILGLQPTASLAEVKQAYKTLVKKWHPDLFVNQPQMQKQAEGNMRLVNEAYNTLADNHQ
- a CDS encoding dynamin family protein; translation: MSQQLDTDTFINDLERVAQVRSEIAECLSRIADTIKKAELAGESSSGKLSLERDIEDITVASKNLKEGVFRLLVLGDMKRGKSTFLNALIGENLLPSDVNPCTAVLTVLRYGAEKKVTIHFNDGKDSQTLDFQNFKYKYTIDPAEAKKLEQEKKPAFPDVDYAVVEYPLALLEKGIEIVDSPGLNDTEARNELSLGYVNNCHAILFVMRASQPCTLGERRYLENYIKGRGLTVFFLINAWDQVRESLIDPDDTEELQASENRLRQVFKANLAEYCSVDGQDIYEERVFEVSSIQALRRRLKNPQGNLAETGFLEFMGSLNTFLTRERAIAELRQVRTLGRQTCKNTQEAIARRLPLLDQDVNELKKRLDSVEPEFNKLTGIRDQFQKEIINKRDTQARKISESFRGYVLNLGNTFETDFLRYQPELNVLDFLSSGKRDAFNEALQKAFEQYIADKAAAWTLTAEKDINGAFQELSRSAAQYGATYSQVTDKITEKLTGQPVKVNTHSTPEEDKSPGWAKWAMGLLSLSKGNFAGVALAGAGFDWKNILLNYFTVIGVGGIMTAVTGILLGPIGFALLGLGVGILQTNQARKELVKTAKTELVKYLPQIAHEQSQTVYDAVKECFDSYEREVSLRINDDIVSRKSELDNLIQQKETREINRESELQRLKKIEEDVIVEIQTIEVIYSDLLAYYS